The Solibacillus sp. FSL W7-1436 genome window below encodes:
- a CDS encoding sensor histidine kinase, which produces MQTWYSIIPKSPMLSIYIWIIFCIMPFFFIIQSFTLWQITLGITLILCYFLCHYFSFSARPGLKYMWISFQMLLNIAMTLVFGYVYLALFTAFFIGNIKQPVGFYIMYGLHIGFTVLSIVGGYFIFLDLFLSQTPFIIINMLGVVLLPFTLFSRTRRENLEGELETARERISELTVIEERQRIARDLHDTLGQKLSMIGLKSDLAARLVEKNPEQAIIEIKDIRQTASVALKEVRELVADMRAVRVEEELFRVEQILKAAQIKLRLNGDKTEIKMPILAENVISMCLKEAVTNIVKHSKATICRISFYQSDDEFKMTIQDNGVGFERSNTLLGGSGLKGMQERIEFINGSLEIESDEGTTVVLKIPLAITHQKGENVK; this is translated from the coding sequence ATGCAAACATGGTATAGTATCATCCCGAAAAGTCCGATGTTGAGTATTTATATATGGATAATCTTTTGTATTATGCCATTTTTCTTCATTATCCAATCATTCACATTATGGCAGATTACTTTAGGCATCACTTTAATTTTATGTTATTTCTTATGTCATTATTTTTCATTCAGTGCCAGACCCGGGCTGAAATATATGTGGATCAGCTTTCAAATGTTGCTGAATATCGCCATGACACTTGTATTTGGCTACGTATATTTGGCATTGTTTACCGCGTTTTTCATCGGTAATATAAAACAGCCGGTTGGATTTTATATAATGTATGGCTTACATATAGGTTTTACCGTTCTTTCGATTGTCGGAGGTTATTTCATCTTCCTTGACTTATTTTTATCGCAAACACCATTTATTATTATTAATATGCTCGGTGTTGTCCTGCTGCCATTTACGCTCTTTTCGAGAACGCGGCGGGAAAACTTGGAAGGTGAGCTGGAAACGGCACGGGAACGTATTTCTGAATTGACGGTGATAGAAGAACGTCAGCGTATTGCGCGTGATCTACACGATACACTAGGTCAAAAACTTTCCATGATAGGTTTGAAAAGCGACTTGGCGGCTCGATTGGTTGAGAAAAATCCGGAACAAGCCATTATAGAAATAAAGGATATTCGTCAAACCGCGAGTGTCGCGCTAAAAGAAGTACGTGAGCTTGTAGCTGATATGCGTGCGGTAAGAGTGGAAGAAGAGCTTTTTCGTGTAGAACAAATACTAAAAGCTGCACAGATTAAACTGCGGTTAAATGGAGATAAAACTGAAATCAAAATGCCGATTTTAGCGGAAAACGTTATTAGTATGTGCTTGAAGGAAGCTGTTACAAATATCGTTAAACATAGTAAAGCGACGATTTGCCGTATTAGCTTTTATCAAAGTGATGATGAATTCAAAATGACGATTCAGGATAATGGGGTCGGCTTTGAACGCTCGAATACATTACTCGGTGGAAGTGGTTTAAAAGGGATGCAGGAGCGTATTGAATTTATCAATGGTTCACTTGAAATAGAGAGCGATGAAGGGACGACGGTCGTGCTGAAAATACCGTTGGCGATCACGCATCAAAAGGGAGAGAACGTGAAATGA
- a CDS encoding fatty acid desaturase: protein MVSTHADKTKQLRKDVAPFAKSETRLSIQQILNTLVPLVLIWGAGYVLLQYSPWLTALCSILASGFVIRVFIIFHDCTHGSFFKSKKANAIIGNITGIVTSFPYEKWKREHTIHHATSSNLDKRGIGDIDMLTVDEYLEKSKLSRLGYRLYRNPIVMFGLGPLFMVLILNRLNRKDAKRKERLNTYFNNIALLVICTTLILIFGWSTFLLVHGLTLFVAGSLGIWLFYIQHTYEDSYFEVDSEWDYVKAAVEGSSYYKLPKVLQWITGNIGFHHVHHLSPRVPNYKLEDAHESIKPLQQATTITLKTSLESIRYKLYDADNYRFITFKEAAELEATRNRTVAN, encoded by the coding sequence ATGGTAAGCACACATGCAGATAAAACAAAGCAACTGAGAAAAGATGTTGCACCGTTCGCAAAATCAGAAACGCGACTTAGTATTCAACAAATATTAAATACGCTTGTACCACTTGTATTAATTTGGGGTGCGGGTTATGTATTGCTCCAGTACTCACCTTGGTTAACGGCGTTATGTAGTATCCTAGCTTCAGGGTTTGTTATTCGTGTATTTATTATTTTCCATGACTGTACACACGGTTCATTCTTCAAAAGCAAAAAGGCAAATGCCATTATCGGAAATATAACAGGTATTGTGACATCGTTCCCATATGAAAAGTGGAAGCGCGAGCATACGATTCACCACGCGACAAGTTCAAACTTGGATAAGCGCGGAATTGGCGATATCGATATGCTGACAGTTGATGAATACTTGGAAAAATCAAAATTAAGTCGTTTAGGTTATCGTTTATACCGCAACCCGATTGTTATGTTTGGTTTAGGGCCACTATTTATGGTACTTATACTGAATCGTTTAAATCGTAAAGATGCAAAGCGTAAAGAGCGCTTAAACACGTATTTCAATAACATCGCTTTATTAGTTATTTGTACAACCCTTATTTTAATTTTTGGTTGGTCTACGTTCTTATTAGTTCATGGGTTAACATTATTTGTTGCAGGTTCATTAGGGATCTGGCTGTTCTATATTCAGCATACTTACGAAGATTCATACTTTGAAGTTGATTCGGAGTGGGATTATGTAAAAGCTGCAGTAGAAGGAAGCTCATACTACAAATTACCGAAAGTACTGCAATGGATTACAGGAAATATAGGTTTCCACCACGTACACCATTTGTCGCCGCGTGTACCGAACTATAAGCTGGAAGATGCGCATGAATCGATCAAGCCTCTTCAGCAGGCAACAACGATCACATTAAAAACAAGCCTGGAATCGATTCGCTACAAATTATATGATGCTGATAACTACCGCTTTATTACATTTAAAGAAGCGGCAGAACTTGAGGCAACACGTAACCGAACTGTTGCGAACTAA
- a CDS encoding GNAT family N-acetyltransferase, with protein MIRRATKEDIPTILEIFNDNIRNSTAIYMYEEQTLENRLRWFEQKQASGYPLFVFDEDGEVAGYATYGSFRDYPANLYTVEHSVYVHKNHYKKGIASKLMHAIIEEANAKGIKTMVGCIDKENSASIKIHEKFGFSYSGTIRNAGYKFGKWLDLVFYQLDLDGPKNPQEN; from the coding sequence ATGATTCGACGCGCAACAAAAGAAGATATACCGACGATTTTAGAAATATTTAACGATAATATCCGAAACTCCACGGCGATTTACATGTATGAGGAACAAACTTTGGAAAACCGTTTGAGATGGTTTGAACAGAAGCAGGCCTCAGGTTACCCATTATTCGTATTTGATGAAGACGGAGAAGTAGCGGGTTATGCAACTTACGGGAGTTTCCGTGACTATCCGGCAAACCTTTATACAGTAGAACATTCGGTATACGTGCATAAAAATCATTATAAAAAAGGGATTGCCAGTAAACTGATGCACGCAATTATAGAAGAAGCAAATGCAAAAGGTATAAAGACGATGGTTGGCTGTATTGATAAAGAGAACAGCGCCAGTATTAAAATACATGAGAAATTCGGGTTTTCATACAGCGGAACAATCCGCAATGCCGGTTATAAATTCGGGAAATGGCTTGATTTAGTATTTTACCAATTGGATTTGGATGGTCCGAAAAATCCACAGGAGAATTAA
- the metH gene encoding methionine synthase, giving the protein MYNHPIHEQLQKRILIIDGAMGTMLQAENLTYEDFGGEDLDGCNENLVLTRPDVLGKIHREYLAAGADIICTNTFGGTPLVLDEYDLGDKAVDINKQAVEIALEAAKEFSTPEWPRFVAGAIGPTTKTLSVTGGITFEELEENFYIQAKALIEAGADLILMETSQDMLNVKAGTIAIHRAFEELGKELPVMISGTIEPMGTTLAGQSIEAFYISIEHIKPLSVGLNCATGPEFMTDHIRSLAELSNGYISCYPNAGLPDEEGCYHETPDSLSKKLQGFAEKGWLNIVGGCCGTTPAHIAAIREAVDGYKPREPKDVTHGHVVSGIEPLQYDESMRPLFIGERTNVIGSRKFKNLIVDGKFEEAAEIARAQVKNGAHVIDICLANPDRDEVEDMKNFMQEVVKKVKVPLVIDSTDEKVMEVALKFSQGKAIINSINLEDGEERFDAVMPLVKKYGASLVVGTIDETGMAITREQKLEVAKRSYKLLTEKWGMSAEDIIFDPLMFPVGTGDEQYIGAAEETIEGIRMIKEHLPGCLTVLGVSNVSFGLPPVGREVLNAVYLYHCTQAGLDYAIVNTEKLERYASIPEEEIKLANDLIFNTNDETLAVFTDFYRDKKKDAVVKELPATVEERLAYYILEGTKEGLIEDLNAALEKFDTPLDIINGPLMAGMAEVGKLFNENQLIVAEVLQSAGVMKAAVAHLEQFMEKGDTSANKGTMVLATVKGDVHDIGKNLVDIILSNNGYRVVDLGIKVTPAQLIETIRREKPDFIGLSGLLVKSAQQMVITAQDFKEAGIDIPILVGGAALSRRFTETKIADQYDGPVIYSKDAMQGLEQANRLMNSNEREVLIGELRDAREKRLESDAKRAERPAVAVLEKPVRTVGDAAVWKPKDLVPHIKPDYSVAHLHPYVNMRTLIGHHLGLKGNLEQMLADQDDRAVLLNDLVNGYLTSGGLSASGMYQFFPAQSDGDDVVVYSPEDAKTEIKRFTFPRQQTAPYLCLSDYLKPVDSGEMDYIALMVVTAGKGVSEKAKELKQAGKFLESHALQATALELAEGFAERIHQEIRDQWGFPDATDFTMRDRFAAKYQGQRFSFGYPACPNLEDQEKLFSLLKPEKIGVHLTEGFMMEPEASVSAIVFAHPDARYFNV; this is encoded by the coding sequence ATGTATAATCACCCGATTCATGAGCAATTACAAAAAAGAATACTTATCATCGATGGTGCCATGGGGACGATGCTTCAGGCAGAAAACCTAACATATGAAGATTTTGGCGGAGAGGACTTGGACGGTTGTAATGAAAACCTGGTACTGACGAGACCTGATGTTTTGGGCAAAATTCACCGTGAATATTTAGCTGCCGGCGCAGATATTATTTGTACAAATACGTTTGGCGGAACACCTCTTGTTCTAGATGAATATGACTTAGGCGACAAGGCGGTTGACATTAATAAGCAGGCGGTCGAAATTGCACTGGAGGCAGCGAAAGAGTTTTCGACACCAGAATGGCCGCGCTTTGTTGCAGGTGCAATCGGGCCTACGACAAAAACATTGTCGGTAACAGGCGGTATTACATTTGAAGAGTTGGAAGAAAACTTTTATATACAGGCTAAAGCGCTAATCGAAGCTGGGGCGGATCTAATCTTAATGGAAACTTCCCAGGACATGCTGAATGTTAAAGCAGGAACGATTGCAATTCACCGTGCATTTGAGGAACTTGGCAAAGAGTTGCCTGTCATGATTTCAGGGACAATTGAGCCAATGGGAACAACGCTTGCCGGGCAATCAATCGAAGCATTTTATATTTCGATCGAACATATTAAACCATTGTCTGTCGGACTGAACTGTGCGACAGGTCCGGAATTTATGACCGATCATATCCGTTCATTGGCAGAGTTGTCGAATGGCTACATTAGCTGTTATCCGAATGCCGGCTTACCGGACGAGGAAGGCTGCTACCATGAAACACCGGATTCATTATCAAAAAAACTGCAAGGCTTCGCAGAAAAAGGCTGGCTGAATATCGTCGGCGGCTGCTGTGGTACAACGCCGGCACATATTGCGGCGATCCGTGAAGCGGTAGATGGCTATAAACCGCGTGAGCCGAAAGATGTAACACATGGACATGTCGTATCAGGTATCGAGCCATTGCAATACGATGAATCAATGCGCCCGTTATTTATCGGGGAGCGTACGAATGTTATCGGCTCTCGTAAATTCAAAAACCTGATCGTTGACGGCAAATTTGAAGAAGCAGCGGAAATTGCACGTGCACAGGTGAAAAACGGAGCACATGTCATCGATATTTGTTTAGCAAACCCTGACCGTGATGAAGTGGAAGATATGAAAAACTTTATGCAGGAAGTTGTGAAAAAAGTTAAAGTACCGCTTGTAATTGACTCGACAGATGAAAAAGTAATGGAAGTCGCACTGAAGTTTTCGCAAGGTAAGGCTATTATTAACTCCATTAACCTGGAAGATGGCGAAGAGCGTTTCGATGCTGTGATGCCACTTGTGAAAAAATATGGGGCATCGCTTGTTGTCGGTACGATTGATGAAACTGGAATGGCTATTACACGTGAACAGAAGCTTGAAGTGGCGAAGCGTTCTTATAAACTCTTAACAGAAAAATGGGGCATGTCAGCAGAAGATATTATCTTTGACCCGCTAATGTTCCCGGTAGGTACAGGTGATGAGCAATATATCGGTGCTGCTGAGGAAACAATCGAAGGAATTCGCATGATTAAGGAACATTTACCAGGCTGCTTAACAGTGCTTGGTGTAAGTAATGTTTCGTTCGGTTTACCGCCGGTTGGACGTGAAGTATTGAATGCGGTGTACTTATATCACTGTACACAAGCTGGCCTGGACTATGCGATTGTAAATACTGAAAAACTGGAGCGCTATGCATCGATTCCTGAAGAGGAAATCAAGCTGGCGAACGACCTGATCTTCAATACAAACGATGAAACGCTCGCTGTATTTACTGACTTTTACCGTGATAAAAAGAAAGATGCCGTCGTGAAAGAATTACCGGCGACAGTGGAAGAACGCCTTGCGTATTACATATTGGAAGGTACGAAGGAAGGGTTAATTGAAGATTTAAATGCAGCCCTTGAAAAGTTCGATACACCGCTTGATATTATTAATGGACCATTAATGGCAGGGATGGCGGAAGTCGGCAAGCTGTTTAACGAAAACCAGCTGATTGTAGCAGAAGTGCTTCAAAGTGCCGGTGTCATGAAAGCAGCGGTTGCTCATTTGGAGCAGTTCATGGAAAAAGGCGATACGAGTGCCAATAAAGGGACGATGGTATTGGCGACAGTAAAAGGCGATGTTCATGATATCGGGAAAAACCTTGTTGACATTATTCTAAGCAATAACGGCTATCGTGTAGTAGATTTAGGAATTAAAGTAACACCTGCACAGCTGATTGAAACAATTCGAAGAGAAAAACCCGACTTTATCGGCTTGTCAGGTTTACTTGTAAAATCGGCTCAGCAAATGGTCATTACTGCACAGGACTTTAAAGAAGCCGGTATCGATATTCCGATATTAGTAGGGGGCGCGGCATTGTCACGTCGCTTTACTGAAACGAAAATTGCAGATCAGTATGATGGACCGGTAATCTATTCAAAAGATGCGATGCAAGGTTTGGAACAGGCGAACCGATTGATGAATTCAAACGAGCGTGAAGTATTAATAGGAGAACTGCGTGATGCAAGAGAAAAACGTCTGGAATCGGATGCGAAGCGTGCAGAACGTCCGGCAGTGGCAGTTCTCGAAAAGCCGGTTCGAACAGTGGGAGATGCCGCTGTTTGGAAACCAAAAGATTTAGTACCGCACATTAAACCGGATTATTCGGTAGCTCATTTACATCCGTATGTGAATATGCGTACATTGATCGGTCATCATTTGGGACTTAAAGGGAACTTGGAGCAAATGCTGGCCGATCAGGATGACCGCGCTGTTTTACTGAACGATTTAGTGAATGGTTATTTAACAAGCGGCGGGTTGAGTGCTTCAGGAATGTATCAATTCTTCCCGGCACAATCAGATGGTGATGATGTTGTCGTGTACAGTCCGGAAGATGCAAAAACGGAGATTAAACGCTTTACATTCCCGCGCCAGCAAACAGCACCGTATTTATGTTTATCGGATTATTTAAAGCCGGTTGACAGTGGTGAAATGGACTATATTGCATTAATGGTCGTAACGGCAGGTAAAGGGGTAAGCGAAAAAGCAAAAGAACTAAAACAAGCAGGCAAGTTCTTGGAGAGCCATGCATTACAAGCGACTGCACTTGAACTTGCGGAAGGCTTTGCTGAGCGTATCCACCAGGAAATCCGTGACCAATGGGGCTTCCCGGATGCAACGGACTTTACGATGCGTGACCGATTTGCAGCGAAATATCAAGGACAACGATTCAGCTTCGGCTATCCGGCATGTCCAAATCTGGAAGACCAGGAGAAACTGTTCTCTCTATTGAAACCGGAAAAAATTGGCGTACACTTAACGGAAGGTTTTATGATGGAGCCGGAAGCAAGTGTGTCGGCAATTGTGTTTGCTCACCCGGATGCACGTTATTTTAATGTATAA
- a CDS encoding bifunctional homocysteine S-methyltransferase/methylenetetrahydrofolate reductase, with product MGLLEELQTRVLTADGAIGTLLYSYGLDYCHEEMNIARPDIIEKIHGEYIAAGADIIQTNTYGANRIKLARYGYENRVKEFNEAALKIAKRAASLDGQYVLATIGGIRGIRKSDATLDEILTAFQEQAEVLLAGNPDGFLLETYYDFEELSHCVHLLRSMTDLPIIAQVTMQEPGVLQNLMSLNEALQDLERLGADIVGSNCRLGPFHTIQAFEGVNLPDKAFLSAYPNASLLDIEDGRVVYESETDYFARAAVELVNQGVRLIGGCCGTTPKHIAAVKKRLANMQPIETKEAKHGQTQFVRIPEPRKQEPLHEKAKRERSVIVELDTPRHLEIDGFVEGAKQLAKAGADVIMMADNSLASPRISNIAMAAILKEHGIRSLPHLTCRDRNLIGLQSHLMGLDALELHDILVITGDPTKVGDFPGATSVYDVSSMELISLIKQLNKGGSFTGKSLRKQANFSVAAAFNPNVRVLDRAVARLEKKIEHGADYFISQPVYTKEKIIEIYEATKHLETPIYIGIMPLTSSRSAEFLHHEVPGIKLSDEVLARMAACGDDKEASTAEGIAIAKELLDTACKYFNGIYLITPFLRYDMTLELMDYVKQYDVESKGVQSNV from the coding sequence ATGGGTTTACTTGAAGAATTACAAACACGGGTTTTAACAGCAGACGGGGCAATCGGAACACTTCTTTATTCATATGGATTGGATTATTGTCATGAAGAGATGAATATTGCACGTCCTGATATTATAGAGAAAATTCATGGTGAATATATTGCGGCAGGTGCAGATATTATTCAGACAAATACATATGGAGCAAACCGGATTAAGCTTGCGCGTTATGGCTATGAAAATCGTGTGAAGGAATTTAACGAAGCTGCTTTAAAAATTGCAAAGCGTGCTGCTTCCCTGGATGGGCAATATGTTCTGGCGACGATCGGTGGTATTCGCGGAATCCGAAAAAGTGATGCGACATTAGACGAAATTTTAACTGCATTCCAAGAGCAGGCCGAAGTATTACTAGCTGGTAACCCGGATGGATTTTTACTGGAAACGTATTACGATTTTGAAGAATTATCGCACTGTGTCCATCTACTACGTTCAATGACTGATTTACCGATCATTGCCCAGGTGACGATGCAGGAACCGGGCGTCCTTCAAAATTTAATGTCTCTGAACGAAGCACTTCAGGATTTGGAAAGATTAGGTGCGGACATTGTGGGGAGCAACTGTCGCTTAGGTCCTTTCCATACGATTCAGGCATTTGAAGGAGTCAATTTACCGGATAAGGCTTTTTTATCGGCTTACCCGAATGCGTCATTATTGGATATTGAAGATGGCCGTGTTGTCTATGAATCGGAAACCGACTATTTCGCACGAGCAGCCGTTGAACTTGTAAACCAGGGAGTCCGTTTAATTGGCGGTTGCTGCGGAACGACCCCGAAGCATATTGCGGCTGTAAAAAAACGTTTGGCGAATATGCAGCCGATCGAAACGAAAGAAGCGAAACATGGGCAAACACAATTTGTCCGTATTCCGGAGCCTCGTAAACAAGAGCCGCTCCATGAAAAGGCTAAACGTGAACGTTCTGTTATTGTGGAACTTGATACACCGCGTCATCTGGAAATTGACGGATTTGTCGAAGGGGCTAAACAACTGGCAAAAGCGGGCGCCGATGTCATTATGATGGCTGATAACTCACTTGCTTCGCCGCGAATCAGTAATATCGCGATGGCTGCTATTTTAAAAGAGCATGGAATTCGTTCATTGCCGCATTTAACTTGCCGTGACCGCAATTTAATCGGGCTTCAGTCACATTTAATGGGACTTGATGCGCTGGAACTCCATGATATTCTTGTCATCACAGGGGACCCGACAAAAGTGGGGGATTTCCCGGGAGCGACGAGTGTGTATGATGTTTCGTCAATGGAGCTTATTTCTCTTATTAAACAGCTAAATAAAGGCGGTTCTTTTACAGGGAAATCGCTGCGCAAACAGGCGAATTTCTCGGTAGCCGCTGCCTTTAATCCGAATGTCCGCGTGCTGGACCGTGCAGTTGCCCGTTTAGAGAAGAAAATCGAGCATGGTGCAGATTACTTTATTTCACAGCCGGTTTATACGAAAGAAAAAATTATCGAAATCTATGAAGCGACAAAGCATTTGGAAACACCGATCTATATCGGGATTATGCCGCTTACTTCTTCACGCAGCGCGGAATTTTTACATCATGAAGTACCGGGCATTAAATTGTCCGATGAAGTACTTGCGCGTATGGCTGCCTGCGGGGATGACAAGGAAGCATCGACAGCAGAAGGAATCGCGATTGCGAAAGAGCTGCTCGATACTGCATGCAAATACTTTAACGGTATTTACTTAATTACACCGTTTTTACGCTATGATATGACGCTGGAATTAATGGACTATGTAAAACAATATGATGTGGAAAGTAAAGGAGTTCAGTCGAATGTATAA
- the hemG gene encoding protoporphyrinogen oxidase, producing the protein MKTVVVVGGGITGLCTMHYLKNKMHEQNVEARLILIEKNEYLGGKIHSEKDKGFIMETGADSIVARHPEVLKLVKELDFESELVYNETGISYIHTNNELHAIPAGSTFGIPMSVESLMSSTLISEEGKKRALQDLEIPNTRFTKESSIGTFLEYFLGEEIVRKQIAPVLAGVYSGDLYQLSLASTLPYLVDYKNDYGSIIKGFEAHREQFEKAANKKFISFRSGLSALIDRLEEQLPEVEFMKKTVTKQINKLGEQYEVVLEDETILADVVVLAVPNETVRQVIQNEALEDQLKKFTTASALTMYVGFDVPDNILPADGTGFIVSHNSDLVCNASTWTSRKWKHTSAEGNLLVRLFYKNINPHYEELAAMSDEELTKVALEDIRLSLGIEAEPTVVNVTKWIDQMPRYDLAHNEALSEVIQQLGTDYPNVLLAGCAYFGVGIGACISNGKKTAEQIISRIM; encoded by the coding sequence ATGAAAACAGTAGTAGTTGTAGGTGGCGGGATTACCGGGCTATGTACGATGCATTATTTAAAAAATAAAATGCATGAGCAAAACGTGGAAGCGCGGTTAATACTGATTGAAAAGAACGAATATTTAGGCGGGAAAATTCATTCCGAAAAGGATAAAGGCTTTATTATGGAAACGGGGGCTGACTCAATTGTAGCTCGCCATCCGGAGGTATTGAAGCTCGTAAAAGAACTTGATTTTGAATCAGAGCTTGTCTATAACGAAACAGGCATTTCTTACATTCATACGAATAATGAGCTGCATGCAATCCCGGCAGGATCGACATTCGGTATTCCGATGAGTGTGGAATCGCTCATGTCGAGTACATTAATTTCTGAAGAAGGAAAGAAGAGAGCACTTCAAGATTTAGAAATCCCGAATACTAGATTTACAAAAGAAAGCTCGATCGGTACGTTTTTGGAATACTTTTTAGGAGAAGAAATTGTCCGCAAGCAAATTGCCCCTGTATTGGCTGGTGTTTATTCAGGCGATTTATATCAATTAAGTCTGGCATCCACTTTGCCTTATTTAGTGGACTATAAGAACGACTACGGATCGATTATTAAAGGGTTCGAGGCACATCGTGAGCAATTCGAAAAAGCTGCGAACAAGAAATTTATTTCTTTCCGTTCGGGGTTATCGGCACTGATCGATCGTTTAGAAGAACAGCTGCCGGAAGTTGAATTCATGAAAAAGACAGTGACAAAGCAAATCAATAAATTAGGCGAGCAATATGAAGTCGTGCTGGAAGATGAAACAATTTTAGCGGATGTTGTTGTACTGGCGGTCCCGAATGAAACGGTACGCCAAGTCATACAGAATGAAGCGCTGGAAGACCAGCTGAAAAAGTTTACAACGGCATCCGCTTTAACGATGTATGTGGGCTTTGATGTACCGGACAATATTTTACCGGCAGATGGGACAGGATTTATCGTTTCGCATAATAGTGATTTAGTTTGCAATGCGTCTACATGGACGAGCCGTAAATGGAAACATACGTCTGCAGAAGGCAATTTACTCGTTCGCCTGTTTTATAAAAATATTAATCCGCATTATGAAGAGTTGGCAGCCATGTCTGATGAAGAATTGACGAAAGTCGCATTGGAAGATATCCGTCTCAGCCTGGGTATTGAAGCGGAACCGACAGTCGTCAATGTAACAAAGTGGATTGACCAAATGCCCCGTTATGATTTGGCGCATAATGAAGCATTATCGGAAGTTATACAGCAACTGGGAACAGATTACCCGAATGTTCTTTTGGCAGGATGTGCCTATTTCGGTGTAGGAATCGGTGCCTGTATTTCAAACGGCAAAAAAACGGCTGAACAGATTATTAGTCGAATTATGTAA
- a CDS encoding chemotaxis protein, producing MFMFAVHQFSSEHNEDSSIQKLQQMLLEQRENLTTLCTIVEYLKSYIQTGLDHKDVVKYKQKIQMMTDKQEKRYNQIDELINTNILELKKGKTADNTALIYGKEVRKIESGVRTLKLFASDAVNMLDLNKHLENRSSERIRYFDKRSMSLEAEIISLTKQLSYK from the coding sequence ATGTTTATGTTTGCAGTCCACCAATTCTCTTCTGAACATAATGAGGATAGTAGTATTCAAAAACTACAGCAAATGCTATTAGAACAGCGAGAGAATTTGACGACGCTATGTACAATCGTAGAATATTTAAAAAGTTATATCCAAACAGGATTAGATCATAAAGATGTTGTTAAATACAAGCAAAAAATCCAAATGATGACGGATAAACAAGAAAAACGCTACAATCAGATTGATGAGCTTATCAATACTAATATTTTGGAATTGAAGAAGGGTAAAACAGCAGATAATACCGCACTTATATACGGGAAAGAAGTCCGGAAAATTGAATCTGGTGTTCGTACTTTAAAACTATTTGCGAGCGATGCGGTGAATATGTTAGATCTTAACAAACACTTGGAAAATCGCAGCAGTGAACGCATCCGTTATTTTGATAAACGCTCTATGTCTTTGGAAGCAGAAATTATTTCCCTAACAAAGCAACTATCTTATAAATAG
- a CDS encoding tetratricopeptide repeat protein: MEHNQFRAWLKLQGIEHEEKWLEQFDSACKEDGQAIVNIALLYKVHGQYDEMYDLLNKAVEQQNREAMYELGNCYFEQLGEKGSEHQAFLLYQSAAQLGHPDAMNNLADMYLNGEGTAVDEQRALSWFKKAAQLGVAEAMFTLGMMYEQGLGTECDESQAFAYYSCSAELQDVEAMYRIGMICFSGELGQQQDQEKAVEWFLKASEQFHVDATFNIGYCYEHGCGVTRNNDKAIHYYKKASLLGDMEATKKIVNYYELTDPAEVTKWREKLIVLNNDINE; encoded by the coding sequence ATGGAGCACAACCAATTTAGAGCCTGGCTTAAACTGCAAGGAATCGAGCATGAGGAAAAGTGGCTGGAGCAATTTGACTCAGCATGTAAAGAGGACGGGCAGGCAATCGTAAATATCGCCCTGTTATACAAAGTTCATGGACAATATGACGAAATGTACGACTTGCTGAATAAGGCGGTTGAGCAGCAAAACAGAGAAGCTATGTATGAACTGGGAAACTGTTATTTTGAACAGCTTGGCGAAAAAGGGAGCGAGCACCAAGCATTTTTACTCTATCAAAGTGCTGCACAATTGGGTCACCCGGATGCAATGAATAATTTAGCAGATATGTATTTGAACGGTGAAGGAACAGCAGTTGATGAACAACGGGCGCTCAGCTGGTTCAAGAAGGCAGCGCAATTAGGAGTCGCCGAAGCAATGTTTACCCTAGGAATGATGTATGAACAAGGATTGGGAACGGAATGCGATGAATCCCAGGCCTTTGCTTATTATTCTTGCAGCGCAGAACTGCAGGATGTCGAGGCAATGTATCGCATTGGTATGATTTGTTTTTCAGGAGAACTGGGGCAACAGCAAGATCAGGAAAAAGCGGTGGAATGGTTTTTAAAAGCGAGTGAACAGTTCCATGTCGATGCAACATTTAATATCGGCTACTGCTATGAACATGGTTGTGGTGTCACCCGAAATAACGATAAAGCAATCCATTACTATAAAAAGGCAAGTCTACTTGGAGATATGGAAGCAACAAAAAAAATTGTAAACTACTATGAGTTGACGGACCCAGCTGAAGTAACCAAGTGGCGGGAAAAGCTAATAGTTCTAAATAACGATATAAATGAATAA